The Papio anubis isolate 15944 chromosome 1, Panubis1.0, whole genome shotgun sequence genome window below encodes:
- the MRTO4 gene encoding mRNA turnover protein 4 homolog, translating to MPKSKRDKKVSLTKTAKKGLELKQNLIEELRKCVDTYKYLFIFSVANMRNSKLKDIRNAWKHSRMFFGKNKVMMVALGRSPSDEYKDNLHQVSKRLRGEVGLLFTNRTKEEVNEWFTKYTEMDYARAGNKAAFTVSLDPGPLEQFPHSMEPQLRQLGLPTTLKRGVVTLLSDFEVCKEGDVLTPEQARVLKLFGYEMAEFKVTIKYMWDSQSGRFQQMGDDLPESASESAEETDSEDDD from the exons tctCCTTAACCAAAACTGCCAAGAAAGGCTTGGAACTGAAACAAAACCTGATAGAAGAG CTTCGGAAATGTGTGGATACCTACAAGTACCTTTTCATCTTCTCTGTGGCCAACATGAGGAACAGCAAGCTGAAGGACATCCGGAACGCCTGGAAGCACAGCCG GATGTTCTTTGGCAAAAACAAGGTGATGATGGTGGCCTTGGGTCGGAGCCCATCTGATGAGTACAAAGACAACCTGCACCAG GTCAGCAAAAGGTTGAGGGGTGAAGTGGGTCTCCTGTTCACCAACCGCACAAAGGAGGAGGTGAATGA GTGGTTCACAAAATACACAGAAATGGACTACGCCCGCGCTGGTAACAAAGCAGCATTCACTGTGAGCCTGGACCCGGGGCCCCTGGAGCAGTTCCCCCACTCCATGGAGCCACAACTCAGGCAGCTGGGCCTGCCCACCACCCTCAAGAGAG GTGTGGTGACTCTGCTATCCGACTTTGAGGTGTGCAAGGAGGGCGACGTGCTGACCCCAGAGCAGGCTCGCGTCCTG aagctttttgggtATGAGATGGCTGAATTCAAGGTGACCATCAAATACATGTGGGATTCCCAGTCGGGAAGGTTCCAGCAGATGGGAGACGACTTGCCAGAGAGCGCATCCGAGTCCGCAGAAGAGACAGACTCAGAAGACGATGACTGA
- the LOC101009567 gene encoding aflatoxin B1 aldehyde reductase member 4: MSRQLPRARPATVLGAMEMGRRMDAPTSAAVTRAFLERGHTEIDTAFLYTDGQSETILGGLGLRLGSSDCRVKIATKANPWMGNSLKPDSLRFQLETSLKRLQCPRVDLFYLHGPDHSTPVEETLRACHQLHQEGKFVELGISNYASWEVAEICTLCKSNGWILPTVYQGMYSATTRQVETELFPCLRHFGLRFYAYNPLAGGLLTGKYKYEDKDGKQPVGRFFGHQWAEIYRNRFWKENHFEGIALVEKALQAAYGASTPSTTSAALRWMYHHSQLQGAHRDAVILGMSSLEQLEQNLAAAEEGPLEPAVVDAFNQAWHLFAHECPNYFI; this comes from the exons ATGTCCCGGCAGCTACCGCGGGCCCGGCCCGCCACGGTGCTGGGCGCCATGGAGATGGGGCGCCGCATGGACGCGCCCACCAGCGCCGCAGTCACGCGCGCCTTCCTGGAGCGAGGCCACACCGAGATAGACACGGCCTTCCTGTACACCGACGGCcagtccgagaccatcctgggcggCCTGGGGCTCCGGCTGGGGAGCAGCGACTGCAGAG tGAAAATTGCTACCAAGGCCAATCCATGGATGGGGAACTCCCTGAAGCCTGACAGTCTCCGGTTCCAGCTGGAGACGTCACTGAAGCGGCTGCAGTGTCCCCGAGTGGACCTCTTCTACCTACATGGACCTGACCACAGCACCCCGGTGGAAGAGACACTGCGCGCCTGCCACCAGCTGCACCAGGAG GGCAAGTTCGTGGAGCTTGGCATCTCCAACTATGCCTCCTGGGAAGTGGCCGAGATCTGTACCCTCTGCAAGAGCAATGGCTGGATCCTGCCCACTGTGTACCAG GGCATGTATAGTGCCACCACCCGGCAAGTGGAAACGGAGctcttcccctgcctcaggcACTTTGGACTGAGGTTCTATGCCTACAACCCTCTGGCTG GGGGCCTGCTGACTGGCAAGTACAAGTATGAGGACAAGGATGGGAAACAGCCCGTGGGCCGCTTCTTTGGGCATCAGTGGGCAGAGATCTACAGGAATCG cttctggaagGAGAACCACTTCGAGGGGATTGCCCTGGTAGAGAAGGCCTTGCAGGCTGCATATGGCGCCAGCACCCCCAGCACGACCTCAGCTGCCCTCCGGTGGATGTACCACCACTCACAGCTGCAG GGTGCCCACCGGGACGCGGTCATCCTGGGCATGTCCAGCCTGGAGCAGCTGGAGCAGAACTTGGCAGCGGCAGAGGAAGGGCCCCTGGAGCCAGCTGTCGTGGATGCCTTTAATCAAGCCTGGCATTTGTTTGCCCACGAATGTCCCAACTACTTCATCTAG
- the LOC101009235 gene encoding aflatoxin B1 aldehyde reductase member 3 — MSRQLSLDRPATVLGAMEMGRRMDAPTSAAATRAFLERGHTEIDTAFVYSDGQSETILGGLGLGLGGSDCRVKIATKANPLFGNSLKPDSLRFQLETSLKRLQCPRVDLFYLHLPDHSTPVEETLRACHQLHQEGKFVELGLSNYAAWEVAEICTLCKSNGWIVPTVYQGMYNAITRQVETELFPCLRHFGLRFYAFNPLAGGLLTGRYKYEDKDGKQPVSRFFGNQWAELYRNRYWKENHFKGIALVEKALQAAYGAGAPSMTSATLRWMYHHSQLQGAHGDAVILGMSSLEQLEQNLAAAEEGPLKPAVVDAFNQAWNLVAYECANYFR; from the exons ATGTCCCGGCAGCTATCACTGGACCGGCCCGCCACGGTGCTGGGCGCCATGGAGATGGGGCGCCGCATGGACGCGCCCACCAGCGCCGCAGCCACGCGCGCCTTCCTGGAGCGCGGTCACACCGAGATAGACACGGCCTTCGTGTACAGCGACGGCcagtccgagaccatcctgggcggCCTGGGACTCGGGCTGGGGGGCAGCGACTGCAGAG TGAAAATTGCTACCAAGGCCAATCCACTGTTTGGGAACTCCCTGAAGCCTGACAGTCTCCGGTTCCAGCTGGAGACGTCACTGAAGCGGCTGCAGTGTCCCCGAGTGGACCTCTTCTACTTGCACTTGCCAGACCACAGCACCCCCGTGGAAGAGACACTGCGTGCCTGCCACCAGCTGCACCAGGAG GGCAAGTTCGTGGAGCTTGGCCTCTCCAACTATGCCGCCTGGGAAGTGGCTGAGATCTGTACCCTCTGCAAGAGCAATGGCTGGATCGTGCCCACTGTGTACCAG GGCATGTACAACGCCATCACCCGGCAGGTGGAAACGGAGctcttcccctgcctcaggcACTTTGGACTGAGGTTCTATGCCTTCAACCCTCTGGCTG GGGGCCTGCTGACTGGCAGGTACAAGTATGAGGACAAGGACGGGAAACAGCCCGTGAGCCGCTTCTTTGGGAATCAGTGGGCAGAACTGTACAGGAATCG CTACTGGAAGGAGAACCACTTCAAGGGCATTGCCCTGGTGGAGAAGGCCCTGCAGGCTGCGTATGGCGCCGGCGCCCCCAGCATGACCTCGGCCACCCTCCGGTGGATGTACCACCACTCACAGCTGCAG GGTGCCCACGGGGATGCGGTCATCCTGGGCATGTCCAGCCTGGAGCAGCTGGAGCAGAACTTGGCAGCGGCAGAGGAAGGGCCCCTGAAGCCGGCTGTTGTGGACGCCTTTAATCAAGCCTGGAATTTGGTTGCTTACGAATGTGCCAACTACTTCCGCTAG